One Qiania dongpingensis genomic window carries:
- the tyrS gene encoding tyrosine--tRNA ligase → MEIYEELVARGLVAQVTDENEIKELINHGNARFYIGFDPTADSLHVGHFMALCLMKRLQMAGNKPVVLLGGGTGYIGDPSGRSDMRSMMTPETIQHNCLCFKKQMERFIEFGSDKAIMVNNADWLLDLNYIELLRDVGACFSVNNMLRAECYKQRMEKGLSFLEFNYMIMQAYDFYHLHKHYGCNMQFGGDDQWSNMLAGTDLIRRKTGEDAYAMTITLLMNSEGNKMGKTAKGAVWLDPEKTSPFEFFQYWRNVGDDDVLKCIRMLTFLPLEEIERMEKWEGSQLNEAKEILAYELTELVHGASEAQNARQASHALFSKGSDDTHMPTTEIDADRLEDGSIGILDLMLLCGLAPTKSEARRLVQQGGVSVGEEKAALDTRVTEQQLKNGVKIRKGKKVYHKAILK, encoded by the coding sequence ATGGAAATTTATGAAGAGCTTGTGGCCCGTGGACTGGTCGCACAAGTAACTGACGAAAATGAAATCAAGGAACTGATCAATCATGGAAACGCCAGATTTTATATCGGGTTTGACCCCACTGCCGATTCTCTGCATGTGGGCCATTTCATGGCCCTCTGTCTGATGAAGCGCCTTCAGATGGCCGGCAACAAACCGGTCGTCCTGTTGGGCGGCGGCACAGGATATATCGGAGATCCCTCCGGAAGAAGCGATATGCGCTCCATGATGACACCGGAAACCATACAGCACAACTGTCTCTGCTTTAAAAAACAGATGGAGCGCTTTATCGAATTCGGGTCGGACAAGGCGATCATGGTAAACAACGCGGACTGGCTGCTGGATCTGAACTATATCGAGCTTCTGCGGGACGTGGGCGCCTGTTTTTCTGTCAACAATATGCTGCGCGCCGAATGCTATAAGCAAAGGATGGAAAAGGGACTGAGCTTCCTGGAATTCAACTATATGATCATGCAGGCCTACGACTTCTATCATCTGCATAAGCACTATGGCTGCAACATGCAGTTCGGCGGCGACGACCAGTGGTCCAACATGCTCGCCGGCACAGACTTGATCCGCCGGAAGACTGGAGAAGACGCCTATGCCATGACCATCACGCTCCTTATGAACTCCGAGGGAAACAAGATGGGAAAAACCGCCAAGGGCGCCGTCTGGCTGGACCCTGAAAAGACTTCTCCCTTTGAGTTTTTCCAGTATTGGAGAAATGTCGGAGACGATGATGTCCTGAAATGTATCCGGATGCTCACCTTCCTCCCCTTGGAAGAAATCGAACGGATGGAAAAATGGGAAGGGAGCCAGCTGAACGAAGCAAAAGAAATCCTCGCCTACGAACTTACAGAGCTGGTCCATGGCGCCTCTGAGGCCCAAAATGCCAGACAGGCTTCCCATGCCCTCTTTTCCAAAGGCAGCGACGATACTCATATGCCCACCACAGAAATCGACGCAGACCGGCTGGAAGATGGTTCCATCGGAATTCTGGATCTGATGCTGCTTTGCGGGCTTGCTCCCACAAAAAGCGAGGCAAGACGCCTGGTACAGCAGGGAGGCGTCTCCGTCGGCGAAGAAAAAGCTGCCCTGGACACCAGAGTGACAGAGCAGCAGCTAAAAAACGGTGTAAAAATCCGAAAAGGCAAAAAGGTATACCATAAAGC